The Raphanus sativus cultivar WK10039 chromosome 2, ASM80110v3, whole genome shotgun sequence genome includes a region encoding these proteins:
- the LOC130508491 gene encoding uncharacterized protein LOC130508491 produces MGDDDKQVVAKSSEVSLVSPYTLFSSDNPGALITLMQLKGDNYNEWAMEMLNALRAKKKVGFIDGSLAKPKEDSKELEAWLSRFDVGNKVRVHQLMEQLASCRQNGQAVIDYYGRMAVMWEELQTYKPPPACTCSDATTYEKEREDERVHQFIMGLDDSKFGNVVTAITEADELPDLGKVYAKVIREEARINSSKGREGGQEAIGFVAKKETSPQTENRELTGSGGNVRGEGNRGRDRTCYHCGKPGHEKNSCWQLVGYPEWITDKQRARGDGRGASRGTGRGGYGRGSGRGAANVATASSSYGAGNDLTPEQWNKITQIIQERKSGGGNEKLSVPCLVGFADGGTTTSTRKGDLVLSDTISLKDDRSSKTLIGAGEERDGVYYFKDVSMARGNKADGSFDLHQTTCVYTPQQNGRVERKHRHILNVARAMLFQANLPVKFWGEAISSATHVINMTPSKILQGKSPYEVLFGKKPHYSSLRVFGSLCYAHRKDRSRDKFGPRSRRCIFVGYPFGKKGWRVYDTETNDFLVLRDFVFKEDVFPFQEETMAHVDETKLTGGPDDDWVISTVSDTEDRGR; encoded by the exons ATGGGCGATGATGATAAGCAAGTTGTGGCTAAGTCGAGTGAGGTTTCTTTGGTTTCTCCATACACACTGTTTTCTTCCGACAACCCGGGTGCGTTGATCACATTGATGCAGCTAAAGGGAGATAACTACAACGAGTGGGCTATGGAGATGTTGAATGCTTTGAGGGCAAAGAAGAAAGTTGGTTTTATTGATGGAAGTTTGGCAAAGCCGAAAGAGGATAGCAAGGAGTTGGAAGCATGGCTGAGC agatttgatgttGGCAACAAGGTGCGTGTGCATCAGTTGATGGAGCAGTTGGCTTCATGTCGACAAAACGGACAGGCTGTAATTGATTATTATGGTCGCATGGCGGTTATGTGGGAAGAGTTGCAGACATATAAGCCACCACCGGCTTGTACTTGTTCAGATGCAACGACTTATGAGAAGGAGCGCGAAGATGAGAGAGTTCATCAGTTTATAATGGGACTAGATGACTCAAAGTTTGGGAACGTGGTTACAGCTATCACAGAGGCTGATGAGTTGCCAGACCTTGGCAAGGTATATGCGAAGGTGATCAGAGAAGAGGCGAGGATCAATTCGTCTAAAGGCAGAGAAGGAGGTCAAGAAGCTATTGGTTTTGTGGCTAAGAAAGAGACATCTCCTCAAACTGAGAATCGTGAACTCACTGGAAGTGGAGGTAACGTAAGAGGAGaaggaaacagaggaagagacAGAACCTGTTATCATTGTGGCAAACCAGGTCATGAGAAGAATTCTTGTTGGCAGTTAGTGGGTTATCCGGAGTGGATCACTGACAAACAAAGAGCACGAGGTGATGGTCGCGGTGCAAGTAGAGGTACTGGACGAGGTGGTTATGGCAGAGGCAGTGGGCGTGGAGCAGCCAATGTTGCAACAGCGAGTAGTTCTTATGGTGCAGGCAATGATCTCACGCCTGAGCAGTGGAATAAGATAACTCAGATCATTCAAGAAAGGAAGTCTGGAGGCGGTAATGAGAAACTCTCAG TGCCTTGTTTAGTAGGCTTTGCAGATGGAGGAACGACAACATCAACACGGAAGGGTGACCTTGTGTTGAGTGATACTATATCACTGAAGGAT GACCGTTCTTCGAAGACACTGATTGGAGCAGGTGAGGAACGTGATGGGGTGTACTACTTCAAAGATGTCTCGATGGCGAGAGGAAACAAGGCAGATGGCAGTTTTGATC TTCATCAAACAACATGTGTGTACACGCCACAACAGAATGGCAGAGTAGAGAGGAAGCATAGACATATCTTAAATGTGGCAAGAGCTATGTTATTTCAAGCAAACTTGCCGGTGAAGTTTTGGGGAGAAGCGATATCATCTGCCACTCATGTCATTAACATGACTCCGTCAAAGATATTGCAAGGGAAGTCACCGTATGAAGTTTTGTTTGGAAAGAAACCACACTACAGCTCACTTCGTGTCTTTGGTTCCTTGTGTTATGCGCATCGAAAGGACAGAAGCAGAGATAAGTTCGGTCCTAGGAGCAGACGATGCATATTTGTAGGATATCCTTTCGGGAAAAAGGGTTGGAGAGTTTATGATACAGAGACAAATGATTTCCTGGTGTTGAGGGATTTCGTTTTTAAAGAGGATGTCTTCCCGTTTCAAGAGGAAACCATGGCTCATGTGGATGAAACTAAGTTGACTGGGGGACCGGATGATGATTGGGTAATATCTACTGTCTCAGATACTGAAGACAGGGGGAGGTGA
- the LOC108835626 gene encoding uncharacterized protein LOC108835626 isoform X2, producing the protein MTSEYRPRIIVNGTRRTRTFHYFYCRHCSRTIRLRNYGLYGPLCPFCSREINLHDELDIMRLNQPYWDTDTDWITLHLINSTRSNRFNHELVNTDDEFADVLPNERAGPPPASPFAIEAVNTVTISEENLAKEKVCAICKEEFEVGEEGKELKCLHLYHPSCIVSWLNIHNTCPICRSEVSIGVSRSPIDEGRSHNLDNVRSNRVRTRVCSLWPLQMMFDWVHNLLG; encoded by the exons ATGACATCTGAGTATCGTCCAAGAATTATTGTGAATGGAACAAGAAGAACAAGAACGTTCCACTACTTCTATTGCCGTCATTGCAGCCGCACCATTAGGCTTCGAAACTATGGTCTATATGGTCCTTTATGTCCTTTCTGTTCTAGAGAGATCAATCTCCACGATGAGCTTGACATTATGAGGCTAAACCAACCTTATTGGGATACCGATACCGACTGGATCACTCTCCATCTTATCAATTCAACGAGAAGCAACCGGTTCAATCATGAACTAGTTAACACCGATGACGAATTCGCTGATGTCTTGCCTAACGAACGTGCCGGTCCACCACCGGCATCTCCATTCGCCATTGAGGCTGTAAATACGGTGACGATCTCGGAAGAGAATTTGGCAAAAGAGAAGGTTTGTGCGATATGCAAGGAGGAGTTTGAGGTTGGAGAAGAAGGAAAAGAGTTGAAATGTTTGCATTTGTACCATCCAAGCTGCATTGTGTCTTGGTTGAATATTCATAATACTTGTCCCATTTGTCGCTCCGAGGTTAGCATAGGCGTTTCCCGTAGTCCCATTGACGAAGGACGGTCTCACAACCTCGATAATGTTCGATCAAATCGCGTTCGAACTCGGGTTTGTTCTTTGTGGCCTCTCCAAATGATGTTTGACTGGGTACATAATCTCCTCG GTTAA
- the LOC108835626 gene encoding uncharacterized protein LOC108835626 isoform X1, producing the protein MTSEYRPRIIVNGTRRTRTFHYFYCRHCSRTIRLRNYGLYGPLCPFCSREINLHDELDIMRLNQPYWDTDTDWITLHLINSTRSNRFNHELVNTDDEFADVLPNERAGPPPASPFAIEAVNTVTISEENLAKEKVCAICKEEFEVGEEGKELKCLHLYHPSCIVSWLNIHNTCPICRSEVSIGVSRSPIDEGRSHNLDNVRSNRVRTRVCSLWPLQMMFDWVHNLLDVRITNKQ; encoded by the exons ATGACATCTGAGTATCGTCCAAGAATTATTGTGAATGGAACAAGAAGAACAAGAACGTTCCACTACTTCTATTGCCGTCATTGCAGCCGCACCATTAGGCTTCGAAACTATGGTCTATATGGTCCTTTATGTCCTTTCTGTTCTAGAGAGATCAATCTCCACGATGAGCTTGACATTATGAGGCTAAACCAACCTTATTGGGATACCGATACCGACTGGATCACTCTCCATCTTATCAATTCAACGAGAAGCAACCGGTTCAATCATGAACTAGTTAACACCGATGACGAATTCGCTGATGTCTTGCCTAACGAACGTGCCGGTCCACCACCGGCATCTCCATTCGCCATTGAGGCTGTAAATACGGTGACGATCTCGGAAGAGAATTTGGCAAAAGAGAAGGTTTGTGCGATATGCAAGGAGGAGTTTGAGGTTGGAGAAGAAGGAAAAGAGTTGAAATGTTTGCATTTGTACCATCCAAGCTGCATTGTGTCTTGGTTGAATATTCATAATACTTGTCCCATTTGTCGCTCCGAGGTTAGCATAGGCGTTTCCCGTAGTCCCATTGACGAAGGACGGTCTCACAACCTCGATAATGTTCGATCAAATCGCGTTCGAACTCGGGTTTGTTCTTTGTGGCCTCTCCAAATGATGTTTGACTGGGTACATAATCTCCTCG ATGTAAGAATAACAAacaaacagtaa
- the LOC108840945 gene encoding WAT1-related protein At1g68170 yields MARKIYEMWREMKAITAMVVVQIATAVLNILFKLAVVDGMEPRVLVAYRLFFATLFMLPLSFIFQRKKRPEFTWNLLLLALLSGILGSVLPSTFTITGLALTSATFASAAAVLTPLITFVLAAFLRMESVRFGTREGKAKVVGTLFGVGGALVFIFYRGSDIHMWSTNIDLMNKSHDPSRDATSHHISILGALLVFGGNFSYAFWLLLQVKVSKQFGGAYWNATLMNLTGSVVAIIIALCWNCDLNEWKLGWNIRLFTIAYASVVMSGMVIAVNAWCVESRGPLFVSVFSPVALVLVALVGSFILNETLHVGSIIGTVIIVGGLYLVLWGKNKEMKSITPTSDFIETNKTTSKDISLNNLPTLSTNVP; encoded by the exons ATGGCTAGGAAAATATATGAAATGTGGAGAGAAATGAAGGCTATAACGGCAATGGTGGTGGTTCAGATAGCAACAGCAGTGTTGAACATTTTGTTCAAGCTTGCGGTGGTAGATGGTATGGAGCCAAGAGTTCTCGTGGCTTATCGTCTCTTCTTCGCTACACTTTTCATGCTTCCGCTTTCTTTCATCTTTCAAAG GAAGAAGAGGCCAGAGTTTACATGGAATCTTCTATTACTAGCACTTCTCTCGGGGATACTGGG TTCGGTGTTACCGAGTACCTTCACCATTACTGGTCTGGCTCTAACGTCAGCAACATTCGCTTCTGCTGCTGCCGTTCTCACTCCCTTGATCACTTTCGTATTGGCTGCGTTTCTTAG GATGGAGAGTGTACGGTTTGGAACAAGAGAAGGGAAGGCTAAAGTTGTTGGGACACTCTTTGGTGTTGGTGGAGCTCTTGTCTTTATATTCTACAGAGGAAGTGATATTCATATGTGGTCAACGAACATTGACCTAATGAACAAATCACATGACCCCTCACGTGATGCTACCTCCCACCATATTTCTATCCTCGGGGCTCTTTTAGTTTTTGGTGGCAACTTTTCCTACGCATTTTGGCTATTATTGCAG GTGAAAGTAAGCAAACAATTTGGAGGGGCTTATTGGAACGCGACGCTAATGAACCTGACGGGAAGCGTTGTAGCTATTATTATCGCTCTTTGCTGGAATTGCGATTTGAACGAATGGAAATTAGGATGGAATATCAGGCTCTTTACGATTGCTTATGCG TCAGTTGTGATGTCCGGAATGGTGATAGCAGTCAACGCATGGTGCGTCGAATCTAGAGGACCCTTATTTGTATCGGTATTTAGCCCTGTAGCACTTGTCCTCGTAGCTCTTGTTGGATCATTTATTCTAAACGAAACACTTCACGTGGGGAG CATAATTGGTACAGTGATTATCGTGGGAGGATTATACCTTGTGCTATGGGGTAAGAACAAAGAAATGAAGAGTATCACCCCAACCTCGGATTTTATTGAAACAAATAAGACTACTAGCAAAGACATCTCTCTCAACAATCTCCCAACATTAAGTACAAATGTCCcttga